A stretch of the Hypomesus transpacificus isolate Combined female chromosome 12, fHypTra1, whole genome shotgun sequence genome encodes the following:
- the eprs1 gene encoding bifunctional glutamate/proline--tRNA ligase isoform X1 — translation MACNLTVNSSNPPIGALLTAEHVKSIMNVSVAEGKETKLHISDLVQFSDANSIMRYLARAAPSMGLYGSNIMEHTEVDHWLQFGASRVCGQSRLAVALAELDKALALRTFLVGHSLTLADLSVWASLKGNAEWQSQVKSFSHVRRWFYFLGSQEPFSSVGNKWASSKPPTCSSSEEKEKKQDLGKFVELPGAEMGKVVVRFPPEASGYLHIGHAKAALLNQHYQVTFKGKLIMRFDDTNPEKEKEDFEKVILEDVSQLQIKPDQFTYTSDHFPKIQNMAEKLLKEGKAYIDDTAPEQMKQEREQRVESKHRSNSVEQNLKMWEEMKAGTESGQKCCMRAKIDMSSNNGCMRDPTLYRCKNTPHPRTGSTYRVYPTYDFACPIVDSVEGVTHALRTTEYHDRDDQFYWMIDALGIRKPHIWEYARLNLNNTVLSKRKLTWFVDQGYVDGWDDPRFPTVRGVLRRGMTVEGLKQFIAAQGGSRSVVNMEWDKIWAFNKKVVDPVAPRYTALSGSYVVPVSIPEAQEEMKEVARHPKNTEVGMKEVWYGPKVLVEGADAETFHEGETVTFINWGNIVITKIHKDASDKVSSMEARLDLENRDYKKTTKITWLAEADRAPLLPTVCVNYQHLITKPVLGKDDDFKAYINHHSKLEEKMLGDPCLKSLKKGDIIQLQRRGFYICDQPYEQVSPHSCKESPCVLFYIPDGHTKEMPTAGSKDKTKGQVSSTPVSKSKPAPAPGGDVFSSVAAQGEAVRLLKAAKAPKEEVDKAVQQLLTLKALFKQQTGQDYKPGMAAPPSSSPAPPTPPSNSVSCPFACVVEQAELVRKLKAEKAPKDQVDAAVKQLLALKAEFKQLTGQEYKPGMAPPATSSTPVPAPVQAPPVSGSTDLYERVTQQGDLVRKLKTEKAPKDQVDAAVKLLLALKAEYKQATGQDYKPGAALTSAPAPKSAPVQTAPAAGLDIYERVSQQGELVRKLKAEKVSKDQVDAAIKLLLALKAEYKQATGQDYKPVAALTSAPKSAPVQTAPAPAAGLDLYERVSQQGELVRKLKAEKAPKDQVDAAVKLLLALKAEYKQATGQDYKPGAAPTSALKSAPVQTAPAPAAGLDIYERVSQQGELVRKLKAEKASKDQVEAAVKQLLALKAEYKQQTGHDYKPGLQAPAAPAEASPTQSAQGPSPQCKELFSQVSQQGELVRKLKSEKAPKDQVDEAVKTLLSLKNQYKALTGEDYKPLSTTGTPGAEDKNRKERENKTEKQGGGGKKGKGDKPSQGKEALVGGGAGEGQAPKKQTRLGLEAKKEENLADWYSQVITKAEMIEYYDVSGCYVLRPWSFSIWEAIKEFFDREIKKLGVENCYFPMFVSQAALEKEKSHIEDFAPEVAWVTRSGKTELAEPIAVRPTSETAMYPAYAKWVQSHRDLPIKLNQWCNVVRWEFKHPQPFLRTREFLWQEGHTAFATKEEAAEEVLQILDLYARVYEELMAIPVVKGRKTEKEKFAGGDYTTTVEAFISASGRAIQGATSHHLGQNFSRMFDIVFEDPKKPGEKQLAFQNSWGITTRTIGVLTMVHGDNMGLVLPPRVACLQIIIIPCGLTASLPEAEKEALLAQCSKYLARLQQAQIRVKADVRDNYSPGWKFNHWELKGVPIRLEVGPKDMKQQQCVAVRRDTGEKITMPESETEKRLPLLLEEIQNNLYTRASADLKQHMVVADTMEQFQKDLDQGRIVQIPFCGGIECEDWIKKTTAKDQDLEPGAPSMGAKSLCIPFNPLRTLQPEQTCVSGKEPAKYYTLFGRSY, via the exons ATGGCGTGTAATCTTACCGTAAACTCTAGCAACCCTCCTATAG GGGCACTGTTGACAGCTGAGCATGTCAAAAGCATCATGAACGTGTCTGTGGCAGAGGGCAAAGAGACCAAACTCCATATTTCAGA tTTAGTCCAGTTCAGTGATGCTAACTCCATCATGCGCTACCTGGCCCGTGCAGCTCCCAGCATGGGCCTGTATGGCTCCAACATAATGGAGCACACTGAG gtgGACCACTGGCTGCAGTTCGGTGCTAGCCGTGTTTGTGGTCAGTCTAGGCTAGCAGTAGCCCTGGCTGAGCTGGACAAGGCCTTGGCGCTGCGGACCTTCCTGGTGGGGCACAGCCTCACCCTGGCAGACCTGAGTGTATGGGCATCACTTAAAG GGAATGCTGAGTGGCAGAGCCAGGTTAAGTCCTTCTCTCATGTGAGACGCTGGTTCTACTTCCTGGGATCTCAGGAGCCTTTTTCCTCTGTGGGAAACAAGTGGGCCAGCAGCAAGCCCCCCACATGCAGCTCT TCggaggagaaggaaaaaaagcAGGACCTGGGGAAGTTTGTGGAACTGCCTGGAGCTGAGATGGGCAAGGTGGTGGTTCGTTTTCCCCCAGAGGCCAGTGG ATACTTACACATTGGCCATGCTAAGGCAGCCCTGCTCAACCAGCACTACCAGGTCACCTTCAAAGGCAAACTCATCATGCGCTTTGACGATACCAACCccgagaaggagaaggaggacttTGAGAAG GTAATCCTGGAGGATGTGTCCCAGCTCCAGATCAAGCCAGACCAGTTCACCTACACCAGCGACCATTTCCCGAAGATCCAAAACATGGCAGAGAAGCTGCTGAAGGAGGGCAAGGCCTACATAGATGACACGGCCCCGGAGCAGATGaagcaggagagggagcagcGTGTGGAGTCCAAACACCGCAGCAATT CGGTGGAGCAGAACTTGAAGATGTGGGAGGAGATGAAGGCAGGGACAGAGTCTGGACAGAAATGCTGCATGAGGGCCAAGATCGACATGTCTTCCAACAATGGCTGCATGAGGGACCCCACTCTGTACCGCTGCAagaacaccccccacccccgtacAGGAAGCACCTACAg AGTGTACCCCACCTACGACTTTGCGTGCCCGATTGTGGACAGCGTGGAGGGGGTGACCCATGCCCTGAGGACCACGGAGTATCACGACAGAGACGACCAGTTCTACTGGATGATCGACGCCCTGGGCATCAGGAAACCCCACATCTGGGAGTACGCCAGGCTCAACCTCAACAACACCGTGCTCTCCAAGAGGAAGCTCACCTGGTTCGTGGACCAAGGCTACGTGGACGGATG GGACGACCCCCGGTTCCCCACCGTTAGAGGAGTCCTCCGCAGGGGCATGACTGTCGAGGGCCTCAAACAGTTCATTGCAGCCcag ggtgGATCCAGATCAGTAGTCAACATGGAGTGGGATAAGATCTGGGCTTTCAACAAAAAG GTGGTTGATCCAGTGGCCCCCAGATACACAGCACTATCAGGGTCCTATGTGGTTCCTGTCTCCATCCCAGAGGCCCAGGAAGAGATGAAGGAAGTGGCAAGACACCCCAAG AATACTGAGGTGGGGATGAAGGAGGTGTGGTATGGGCCCAAGGTGCTGGTGGAGGGGGCAGACGCCGAGACCTTCCACGAGGGGGAGACGGTCACCTTCATCAACTGGGGCAACATTGTCATCACCAAGATCCACAA AGACGCGAGTGATAAGGTGTCGTCCATGGAGGCCCGTTTGGACCTGGAAAACCGTGACTACAAGAAGACCACCAAGATCACCTGGCTGGCCGAGGCAGACCGCGCCCCTCTACTCCCCACCGTGTGCGTCAACTACCAACACCTCATCACCAAGCCTGTCCTGGGGAAGGATGATGACTTCAAGGCCTACATTAACCACCACAGCAAG ctggaggagaagatgcTGGGAGATCCCTGCCTGAAGAGCCTGAAGAAGGGAGACATCATTCAGCTACAGAGGCGGGGCTTTTACATCTGTGACCAGCCCTATGAACAAGTCAG TCCCCACAGCTGTAAGGAGAGCCCCTGTGTGCTATTCTACATTCCTGATGGACACACCAAGGAGATGCCCACGGCTGGCTCCAAGGACAAGACCAAGGGCCAGGTCTCCTCCACA CCTGTTTCCAAATCCaagccagccccagccccagggggAGATGTGTTTTCCAGCGTTGCTGCCCAGGGCGAGGCCGTTCGTCTCCTCAAGGCGGCCAAGGCCCCCaaggaggaggtggacaagGCCGTACAGCAGCTTCTCACTCTCAAG GCCCTGTTCAAGCAGCAGACAGGCCAGGACTACAAGCCTGGCATGgctgctcctcccagctccagccccgccccacccacccctccctcaaACTCAGTCTCCTGTCCATTTGCTTGTGTGGTCGAGCAGGCGGAGCTAGTCAGGAAGCTAAAGGCTGAGAAGGCTCCTAAG GACCAAGTGGATGCTGCAGTCAAGCAGTTGCTAGCTCTCAAAGCAGAGTTCAAACAGCTGACTGGCCAGGAGTACAAACCAGGGATGGCCCCCCCAGCCACCAGCTCAACCCCAGTTCCAGCTCCTGTGCAGGCCCCCCCAGTCTCAGGGTCCACAGACCTGTATGAGAGGGTGACTCAGCAAGGGGACCTGGTCAGGAAGCTGAAGACCGAGAAAGCCCcgaag gaCCAGGTTGATGCAGCAGTAAAGCTGCTGCTAGCTCTGAAGGCAGAGTACAAGCAGGCCACTGGCCAGGACTACAAGCCTGGAGCTGCCCTTACTTCTGCCCCTGCACCTAAATCTGCCCCTGTCCAAACTGCTCCTGCAGCAGGCTTGGACATCTATGAGCGTGTGTCTCAACAGGGGGAGCTAGTGAGGAAGCTGAAAGCAGAGAAAGTTTCCAAA gaCCAGGTTGATGCAGCAATAAAGCTTCTGCTAGCCCTGAAGGCAGAGTACAAGCAGGCCACTGGCCAGGACTACAAGCCTGTAGCTGCCCTTACTTCTGCACCTAAATCTGCCCCTGTCCaaactgcccctgcccctgcagcAGGCTTGGACCTCTATGAGCGTGTGTCTCAACAGGGGGAGCTAGTGAGGAAGTTGAAGGCAGAGAAAGCTCCCAAA gaCCAGGTTGATGCAGCAGTAAAGCTGCTGCTAGCTCTGAAGGCAGAGTACAAGCAGGCCACTGGCCAGGACTACAAGCCTGGAGCTGCCCCTACTTCTGCCCTTAAATCTGCCCCTGTCCaaactgcccctgcccctgcagcAGGCTTGGACATCTATGAGCGTGTGTCTCAACAGGGGGAGCTAGTGAGGAAGCTGAAAGCAGAGAAAGCTTCCAAA gACCAGGTGGAGGCGGCAGTGAAACAGCTTCTGGCTCTCAAAGCAGAGTACAAACAGCAAACAGGACATGACTACAAACCTGGACTACAAGCTCCAGCAGCCCCTGCTGAGGCTAGTCCCACCCAGTCCGCACAAGGCCCCTCTCCCCAGTGCAAGGAGTTGTTCTCCCAGGTTTCCCAACAGGGGGAGCTAGTGAGGAAGCTGAAATCAGAGAAGGCTCCCAAG gaccAGGTGGATGAGGCGGTGAAGACCCTTCTGTCCTTAAAGAACCAGTACAAAGCCCTTACTGGTGAGGACTACAAACCACTGTCGACCACTGGCACACCTGGTGCCGAGGACAAGAACCGCAAAGAGCGTGAAAACAAGACCgagaagcagggaggaggagggaagaaggggaaGGGAGACAAGCCCAGTCAGGGGAAGGAGGCATtggtaggaggaggagcaggagagggccaGGCACCCAAGAAACAAACCAG gTTGGGTCTGGAGGCTAAGAAGGAAGAGAACTTGGCAGACTGGTACTCTCAG GTGATCACCAAGGCTGAGATGATCGAGTACTATGACGTGTCTGGCTGCTACGTGCTGAGACCCTGGTCCTTCTCCATCTGGGAGGCCATTAAAGAGTTCTTTGATCGTGAGATCAAGAAGCTGGGTGTGGAGAACTGCTACTTCCCCATGTTTGTCTCCCAGGCCGCTCTTGAGAAGGAGAAGTCCCACATTGAGGACTTTGCacctgag GTTGCCTGGGTAACACGGTCAGGAAAAACCGAGCTAGCTGAGCCCATCGCTGTCCGACCTACCAGCGAGACAg CCATGTACCCAGCCTATGCCAAGTGGGTCCAGTCCCACAGAGACCTGCCCATCAAGCTGAATCAGTGGTGCAACGTGGTG AGGTGGGAGTTCAAACACCCCCAACCCttcctgaggaccagggagtTCTTGTGGCAGGAGGGACACACAGCATTCGCCACCAAGGAGGAGGCAGCCGAGGAG gtgtTACAGATCCTGGACCTGTATGCAAGGGTGTACGAGGAGCTGATGGCCATCCCAGTAGTgaaaggcagaaagacagagaaggagaagttTGCAGGCGGAGACTACACCACCACTGTGGAGGCCTTTATCTCAGCAAGCGGCAGAGCCATCCAG gGTGCCACCTCCCATCACCTGGGTCAGAACTTTTCCCGCATGTTTGACATTGTGTTTGAAGATCCTAAGAAGCCCGGGGAGAAGCAGCTGGCCTTCCAGAACTCCTGGGGGATCACCACAAGGACCATTGGCGTTCTGACCATGGTCCACGGAGACAACATGGGTCTGGTTCTGCCACCAAGGGTAGCATGTCTGCAg ATCATCATTATCCCGTGTGGCctcacagcctccctccccgAGGCTGAGAAGGAGGCTCTCTTGGCCCAGTGTTCCAAGTACCTGGCTCGTCTACAGCAGGCCCAAATCCGCGTCAAGGCCGATGTCAGGGATAACTACTCCCCTGGTTGGAAGTTCAACCACTGGGAGCTCAAG GGTGTGCCTATCCGACTTGAGGTGGGTCCTAAGGACATGAAGCAGCAGCAGTGCGTGGCGGTGAGGAGAGACACTGGGGAGAAGATCACCATGCCTGAGTCCGAGACAGAGAAGAGGCTccccctgctgctggaggagatCCAGAACAACCTGTACACTCG ggcatcagctgacctgaagcagcaCATGGTGGTAGCAGACACAATGGAACAGTTCCAGAAGGACCTGGACCAGGGCAGG ATTGTCCAAATCCCCTTCTGTGGAGGTATTGAGTGTGAGGACTGGATTAAGAAGACCACAGCTAA ggaCCAAGACCTTGAGCCTGGGGCCCCCTCAATGGGAGCAAAGAGCCTGTGTATCCCCTTCAATCCCCTGAGGACCCTGCAGCCTGAACAGACCTGCGTCAGCGGCAAGGAGCCCGCAAAGTACTACACCCTTTTTGGACGCAGCTactga
- the eprs1 gene encoding bifunctional glutamate/proline--tRNA ligase isoform X2 produces MACNLTVNSSNPPIGALLTAEHVKSIMNVSVAEGKETKLHISDLVQFSDANSIMRYLARAAPSMGLYGSNIMEHTEVDHWLQFGASRVCGQSRLAVALAELDKALALRTFLVGHSLTLADLSVWASLKGNAEWQSQVKSFSHVRRWFYFLGSQEPFSSVGNKWASSKPPTCSSSEEKEKKQDLGKFVELPGAEMGKVVVRFPPEASGYLHIGHAKAALLNQHYQVTFKGKLIMRFDDTNPEKEKEDFEKVILEDVSQLQIKPDQFTYTSDHFPKIQNMAEKLLKEGKAYIDDTAPEQMKQEREQRVESKHRSNSVEQNLKMWEEMKAGTESGQKCCMRAKIDMSSNNGCMRDPTLYRCKNTPHPRTGSTYRVYPTYDFACPIVDSVEGVTHALRTTEYHDRDDQFYWMIDALGIRKPHIWEYARLNLNNTVLSKRKLTWFVDQGYVDGWDDPRFPTVRGVLRRGMTVEGLKQFIAAQGGSRSVVNMEWDKIWAFNKKVVDPVAPRYTALSGSYVVPVSIPEAQEEMKEVARHPKNTEVGMKEVWYGPKVLVEGADAETFHEGETVTFINWGNIVITKIHKDASDKVSSMEARLDLENRDYKKTTKITWLAEADRAPLLPTVCVNYQHLITKPVLGKDDDFKAYINHHSKLEEKMLGDPCLKSLKKGDIIQLQRRGFYICDQPYEQVSPHSCKESPCVLFYIPDGHTKEMPTAGSKDKTKGQVSSTPVSKSKPAPAPGGDVFSSVAAQGEAVRLLKAAKAPKEEVDKAVQQLLTLKALFKQQTGQDYKPGMAAPPSSSPAPPTPPSNSVSCPFACVVEQAELVRKLKAEKAPKDQVDAAVKQLLALKAEFKQLTGQEYKPGMAPPATSSTPVPAPVQAPPVSGSTDLYERVTQQGDLVRKLKTEKAPKDQVDAAVKLLLALKAEYKQATGQDYKPGAALTSAPAPKSAPVQTAPAAGLDIYERVSQQGELVRKLKAEKVSKDQVEAAVKQLLALKAEYKQQTGHDYKPGLQAPAAPAEASPTQSAQGPSPQCKELFSQVSQQGELVRKLKSEKAPKDQVDEAVKTLLSLKNQYKALTGEDYKPLSTTGTPGAEDKNRKERENKTEKQGGGGKKGKGDKPSQGKEALVGGGAGEGQAPKKQTRLGLEAKKEENLADWYSQVITKAEMIEYYDVSGCYVLRPWSFSIWEAIKEFFDREIKKLGVENCYFPMFVSQAALEKEKSHIEDFAPEVAWVTRSGKTELAEPIAVRPTSETAMYPAYAKWVQSHRDLPIKLNQWCNVVRWEFKHPQPFLRTREFLWQEGHTAFATKEEAAEEVLQILDLYARVYEELMAIPVVKGRKTEKEKFAGGDYTTTVEAFISASGRAIQGATSHHLGQNFSRMFDIVFEDPKKPGEKQLAFQNSWGITTRTIGVLTMVHGDNMGLVLPPRVACLQIIIIPCGLTASLPEAEKEALLAQCSKYLARLQQAQIRVKADVRDNYSPGWKFNHWELKGVPIRLEVGPKDMKQQQCVAVRRDTGEKITMPESETEKRLPLLLEEIQNNLYTRASADLKQHMVVADTMEQFQKDLDQGRIVQIPFCGGIECEDWIKKTTAKDQDLEPGAPSMGAKSLCIPFNPLRTLQPEQTCVSGKEPAKYYTLFGRSY; encoded by the exons ATGGCGTGTAATCTTACCGTAAACTCTAGCAACCCTCCTATAG GGGCACTGTTGACAGCTGAGCATGTCAAAAGCATCATGAACGTGTCTGTGGCAGAGGGCAAAGAGACCAAACTCCATATTTCAGA tTTAGTCCAGTTCAGTGATGCTAACTCCATCATGCGCTACCTGGCCCGTGCAGCTCCCAGCATGGGCCTGTATGGCTCCAACATAATGGAGCACACTGAG gtgGACCACTGGCTGCAGTTCGGTGCTAGCCGTGTTTGTGGTCAGTCTAGGCTAGCAGTAGCCCTGGCTGAGCTGGACAAGGCCTTGGCGCTGCGGACCTTCCTGGTGGGGCACAGCCTCACCCTGGCAGACCTGAGTGTATGGGCATCACTTAAAG GGAATGCTGAGTGGCAGAGCCAGGTTAAGTCCTTCTCTCATGTGAGACGCTGGTTCTACTTCCTGGGATCTCAGGAGCCTTTTTCCTCTGTGGGAAACAAGTGGGCCAGCAGCAAGCCCCCCACATGCAGCTCT TCggaggagaaggaaaaaaagcAGGACCTGGGGAAGTTTGTGGAACTGCCTGGAGCTGAGATGGGCAAGGTGGTGGTTCGTTTTCCCCCAGAGGCCAGTGG ATACTTACACATTGGCCATGCTAAGGCAGCCCTGCTCAACCAGCACTACCAGGTCACCTTCAAAGGCAAACTCATCATGCGCTTTGACGATACCAACCccgagaaggagaaggaggacttTGAGAAG GTAATCCTGGAGGATGTGTCCCAGCTCCAGATCAAGCCAGACCAGTTCACCTACACCAGCGACCATTTCCCGAAGATCCAAAACATGGCAGAGAAGCTGCTGAAGGAGGGCAAGGCCTACATAGATGACACGGCCCCGGAGCAGATGaagcaggagagggagcagcGTGTGGAGTCCAAACACCGCAGCAATT CGGTGGAGCAGAACTTGAAGATGTGGGAGGAGATGAAGGCAGGGACAGAGTCTGGACAGAAATGCTGCATGAGGGCCAAGATCGACATGTCTTCCAACAATGGCTGCATGAGGGACCCCACTCTGTACCGCTGCAagaacaccccccacccccgtacAGGAAGCACCTACAg AGTGTACCCCACCTACGACTTTGCGTGCCCGATTGTGGACAGCGTGGAGGGGGTGACCCATGCCCTGAGGACCACGGAGTATCACGACAGAGACGACCAGTTCTACTGGATGATCGACGCCCTGGGCATCAGGAAACCCCACATCTGGGAGTACGCCAGGCTCAACCTCAACAACACCGTGCTCTCCAAGAGGAAGCTCACCTGGTTCGTGGACCAAGGCTACGTGGACGGATG GGACGACCCCCGGTTCCCCACCGTTAGAGGAGTCCTCCGCAGGGGCATGACTGTCGAGGGCCTCAAACAGTTCATTGCAGCCcag ggtgGATCCAGATCAGTAGTCAACATGGAGTGGGATAAGATCTGGGCTTTCAACAAAAAG GTGGTTGATCCAGTGGCCCCCAGATACACAGCACTATCAGGGTCCTATGTGGTTCCTGTCTCCATCCCAGAGGCCCAGGAAGAGATGAAGGAAGTGGCAAGACACCCCAAG AATACTGAGGTGGGGATGAAGGAGGTGTGGTATGGGCCCAAGGTGCTGGTGGAGGGGGCAGACGCCGAGACCTTCCACGAGGGGGAGACGGTCACCTTCATCAACTGGGGCAACATTGTCATCACCAAGATCCACAA AGACGCGAGTGATAAGGTGTCGTCCATGGAGGCCCGTTTGGACCTGGAAAACCGTGACTACAAGAAGACCACCAAGATCACCTGGCTGGCCGAGGCAGACCGCGCCCCTCTACTCCCCACCGTGTGCGTCAACTACCAACACCTCATCACCAAGCCTGTCCTGGGGAAGGATGATGACTTCAAGGCCTACATTAACCACCACAGCAAG ctggaggagaagatgcTGGGAGATCCCTGCCTGAAGAGCCTGAAGAAGGGAGACATCATTCAGCTACAGAGGCGGGGCTTTTACATCTGTGACCAGCCCTATGAACAAGTCAG TCCCCACAGCTGTAAGGAGAGCCCCTGTGTGCTATTCTACATTCCTGATGGACACACCAAGGAGATGCCCACGGCTGGCTCCAAGGACAAGACCAAGGGCCAGGTCTCCTCCACA CCTGTTTCCAAATCCaagccagccccagccccagggggAGATGTGTTTTCCAGCGTTGCTGCCCAGGGCGAGGCCGTTCGTCTCCTCAAGGCGGCCAAGGCCCCCaaggaggaggtggacaagGCCGTACAGCAGCTTCTCACTCTCAAG GCCCTGTTCAAGCAGCAGACAGGCCAGGACTACAAGCCTGGCATGgctgctcctcccagctccagccccgccccacccacccctccctcaaACTCAGTCTCCTGTCCATTTGCTTGTGTGGTCGAGCAGGCGGAGCTAGTCAGGAAGCTAAAGGCTGAGAAGGCTCCTAAG GACCAAGTGGATGCTGCAGTCAAGCAGTTGCTAGCTCTCAAAGCAGAGTTCAAACAGCTGACTGGCCAGGAGTACAAACCAGGGATGGCCCCCCCAGCCACCAGCTCAACCCCAGTTCCAGCTCCTGTGCAGGCCCCCCCAGTCTCAGGGTCCACAGACCTGTATGAGAGGGTGACTCAGCAAGGGGACCTGGTCAGGAAGCTGAAGACCGAGAAAGCCCcgaag gaCCAGGTTGATGCAGCAGTAAAGCTGCTGCTAGCTCTGAAGGCAGAGTACAAGCAGGCCACTGGCCAGGACTACAAGCCTGGAGCTGCCCTTACTTCTGCCCCTGCACCTAAATCTGCCCCTGTCCAAACTGCTCCTGCAGCAGGCTTGGACATCTATGAGCGTGTGTCTCAACAGGGGGAGCTAGTGAGGAAGCTGAAAGCAGAGAAAGTTTCCAAA gACCAGGTGGAGGCGGCAGTGAAACAGCTTCTGGCTCTCAAAGCAGAGTACAAACAGCAAACAGGACATGACTACAAACCTGGACTACAAGCTCCAGCAGCCCCTGCTGAGGCTAGTCCCACCCAGTCCGCACAAGGCCCCTCTCCCCAGTGCAAGGAGTTGTTCTCCCAGGTTTCCCAACAGGGGGAGCTAGTGAGGAAGCTGAAATCAGAGAAGGCTCCCAAG gaccAGGTGGATGAGGCGGTGAAGACCCTTCTGTCCTTAAAGAACCAGTACAAAGCCCTTACTGGTGAGGACTACAAACCACTGTCGACCACTGGCACACCTGGTGCCGAGGACAAGAACCGCAAAGAGCGTGAAAACAAGACCgagaagcagggaggaggagggaagaaggggaaGGGAGACAAGCCCAGTCAGGGGAAGGAGGCATtggtaggaggaggagcaggagagggccaGGCACCCAAGAAACAAACCAG gTTGGGTCTGGAGGCTAAGAAGGAAGAGAACTTGGCAGACTGGTACTCTCAG GTGATCACCAAGGCTGAGATGATCGAGTACTATGACGTGTCTGGCTGCTACGTGCTGAGACCCTGGTCCTTCTCCATCTGGGAGGCCATTAAAGAGTTCTTTGATCGTGAGATCAAGAAGCTGGGTGTGGAGAACTGCTACTTCCCCATGTTTGTCTCCCAGGCCGCTCTTGAGAAGGAGAAGTCCCACATTGAGGACTTTGCacctgag GTTGCCTGGGTAACACGGTCAGGAAAAACCGAGCTAGCTGAGCCCATCGCTGTCCGACCTACCAGCGAGACAg CCATGTACCCAGCCTATGCCAAGTGGGTCCAGTCCCACAGAGACCTGCCCATCAAGCTGAATCAGTGGTGCAACGTGGTG AGGTGGGAGTTCAAACACCCCCAACCCttcctgaggaccagggagtTCTTGTGGCAGGAGGGACACACAGCATTCGCCACCAAGGAGGAGGCAGCCGAGGAG gtgtTACAGATCCTGGACCTGTATGCAAGGGTGTACGAGGAGCTGATGGCCATCCCAGTAGTgaaaggcagaaagacagagaaggagaagttTGCAGGCGGAGACTACACCACCACTGTGGAGGCCTTTATCTCAGCAAGCGGCAGAGCCATCCAG gGTGCCACCTCCCATCACCTGGGTCAGAACTTTTCCCGCATGTTTGACATTGTGTTTGAAGATCCTAAGAAGCCCGGGGAGAAGCAGCTGGCCTTCCAGAACTCCTGGGGGATCACCACAAGGACCATTGGCGTTCTGACCATGGTCCACGGAGACAACATGGGTCTGGTTCTGCCACCAAGGGTAGCATGTCTGCAg ATCATCATTATCCCGTGTGGCctcacagcctccctccccgAGGCTGAGAAGGAGGCTCTCTTGGCCCAGTGTTCCAAGTACCTGGCTCGTCTACAGCAGGCCCAAATCCGCGTCAAGGCCGATGTCAGGGATAACTACTCCCCTGGTTGGAAGTTCAACCACTGGGAGCTCAAG GGTGTGCCTATCCGACTTGAGGTGGGTCCTAAGGACATGAAGCAGCAGCAGTGCGTGGCGGTGAGGAGAGACACTGGGGAGAAGATCACCATGCCTGAGTCCGAGACAGAGAAGAGGCTccccctgctgctggaggagatCCAGAACAACCTGTACACTCG ggcatcagctgacctgaagcagcaCATGGTGGTAGCAGACACAATGGAACAGTTCCAGAAGGACCTGGACCAGGGCAGG ATTGTCCAAATCCCCTTCTGTGGAGGTATTGAGTGTGAGGACTGGATTAAGAAGACCACAGCTAA ggaCCAAGACCTTGAGCCTGGGGCCCCCTCAATGGGAGCAAAGAGCCTGTGTATCCCCTTCAATCCCCTGAGGACCCTGCAGCCTGAACAGACCTGCGTCAGCGGCAAGGAGCCCGCAAAGTACTACACCCTTTTTGGACGCAGCTactga